Proteins encoded in a region of the Candidatus Obscuribacterales bacterium genome:
- a CDS encoding phosphate ABC transporter ATP-binding protein, whose protein sequence is MPTLFSSMSQAGTDMAILEAQDLAIAYSGQTILHQVNLKIYPKQITGLIGPSGCGKSSLLRCFNRLLDFVPAATIKGQIRLAGQNLYAIPDTIVRRRIGMVFQQPNPFPKSVYDNIALGLRVNGCRQDIDTIVEQVLRQVGLWQEVKADLNKNAMLLSGGQQQRLCIARTIALQPDIILMDEPCAALDPVSADRISSLLIEMKQHYTIVMVTHDLRQAARITDRLAFFNVIPEGDRLVGQLVEYDETPKIFGSPSSSATWSYIHYGHMSL, encoded by the coding sequence ATGCCTACTTTATTTTCTTCCATGTCTCAGGCTGGGACAGACATGGCTATTTTAGAAGCTCAGGACTTAGCGATCGCCTACAGTGGTCAGACCATTTTGCACCAGGTCAATCTCAAGATCTATCCTAAACAAATAACGGGACTCATTGGCCCCTCAGGCTGTGGCAAAAGCAGCCTATTGCGTTGTTTTAATCGACTCCTTGATTTTGTACCCGCTGCTACGATCAAAGGACAGATTCGTCTGGCTGGACAGAATTTGTACGCCATACCCGATACCATTGTGCGTCGCCGAATTGGCATGGTGTTTCAGCAACCCAATCCTTTCCCCAAGTCAGTATACGACAATATTGCCCTTGGGCTACGGGTGAATGGCTGTCGGCAAGATATTGACACTATTGTGGAGCAGGTGTTGCGTCAGGTAGGTCTCTGGCAAGAGGTGAAGGCAGACTTGAATAAAAATGCCATGTTGCTCTCCGGCGGTCAGCAGCAGCGCCTTTGTATTGCCCGCACCATTGCCCTACAGCCAGATATTATCTTAATGGATGAACCCTGCGCCGCCCTTGACCCAGTCTCCGCTGATCGCATCAGTAGCTTACTCATTGAAATGAAGCAGCATTATACGATTGTGATGGTAACCCACGATCTGCGTCAAGCTGCCCGCATTACCGATCGCTTAGCATTCTTCAACGTGATTCCCGAGGGCGATCGCCTTGTAGGACAGTTAGTTGAGTATGATGAAACCCCCAAAATCTTTGGCAGTCCATCCTCGTCGGCGACCTGGAGCTATATCCATTATGGTCATATGTCGCTTTAA
- the pstA gene encoding phosphate ABC transporter permease PstA, with amino-acid sequence MSLPSFKSPKPTRDRPGSWVDALAHTAFAIAAAIPTMIAIAIMATFIYQSFLFFREVPLGRFLTDTSWTPLFSNQGYGIIVLVTGTGLISTIAMLFAVPVGTLAAIYLSEYAKDPARQVLKSALETLSGIPTIVFGYFAISFVTPALRMVIPGLSVFNALSAGLVTGVLIVPIISSIGEDTLRSIPATLRQGAYTLGFTKREVIQHIILPAALPGILASYTLAASRSLGETMIAAIAAGQRPHLTLNPLVPISSITAYIIQVSLGDVPSDSLRFHTIFAAGMVLFLITLSLNSFGRWLLHRYKKGMQQLLIPSVDMLQGTLSLGAIAPAMALPPVAFRSNLNRRQWLDRLLTVLGFLSVMVGILTLLLMALVAFRSGFSRLSWDFLVNFPSRRPDDAGIYASLVGTTLLMLMTAMMTIPLGISAAIYLEEYIPDRPLNRTLDVLIANLAAVPSILYGLLGLALFVRQLSPITGGRSLLSAALVMSIIALPLVIITTRGALRSVPSQLRQAGYSVGMSRLQALCHVIIPAAAPSIITGIMLALSRVAGEAAALIAIGAIAFVSVAPSLSISGLQDPFSTLPTQIFFWAARPQDGYQVNAAAAILVLGGLVFLLNLAAVLLRDFHSRYVR; translated from the coding sequence TCACCGATACGAGCTGGACGCCCCTGTTTTCTAACCAGGGCTACGGCATCATCGTTCTGGTAACCGGTACGGGACTGATTTCAACCATCGCCATGCTGTTTGCCGTTCCCGTGGGTACCCTAGCGGCGATCTATTTAAGTGAGTATGCCAAGGATCCAGCTCGACAAGTGCTGAAATCTGCCCTAGAAACCCTGTCGGGCATTCCCACGATCGTATTTGGCTACTTTGCTATCTCATTTGTCACGCCAGCTCTGCGGATGGTGATCCCCGGTCTATCGGTTTTTAACGCCCTGAGCGCTGGACTAGTGACCGGGGTGTTGATTGTACCGATCATTTCATCCATTGGTGAAGATACGCTGCGCAGCATACCCGCTACCCTTCGACAGGGAGCCTATACCCTAGGGTTCACCAAGCGAGAGGTGATTCAGCACATCATCTTGCCCGCCGCCCTGCCGGGAATTCTTGCCTCCTACACCCTCGCCGCCAGCCGCAGCTTGGGAGAAACAATGATTGCAGCGATCGCTGCCGGACAACGCCCCCACCTCACCCTCAATCCCTTAGTTCCCATTTCCAGCATCACGGCCTATATTATCCAGGTGAGCTTAGGTGACGTACCCTCCGATTCCCTGAGGTTTCATACCATTTTTGCGGCGGGCATGGTCTTGTTTTTAATCACCTTATCTCTTAATAGCTTCGGGCGATGGTTGCTGCATCGCTATAAAAAAGGGATGCAGCAACTGCTCATTCCATCGGTAGACATGCTGCAGGGAACGCTTTCCCTAGGAGCGATCGCTCCAGCTATGGCCTTGCCGCCAGTGGCCTTTCGCAGCAATCTAAACCGACGGCAATGGCTCGATCGCCTGCTGACGGTTCTAGGATTCTTATCCGTCATGGTGGGCATCTTGACACTATTGCTGATGGCTCTTGTAGCTTTTCGCAGTGGGTTTAGCCGACTAAGCTGGGACTTTCTCGTCAATTTTCCATCTCGTCGCCCAGACGATGCAGGCATCTATGCGTCCTTAGTGGGAACAACGTTGCTGATGTTGATGACGGCCATGATGACCATTCCCCTTGGAATATCAGCCGCTATTTATCTAGAAGAATACATCCCCGATCGCCCCCTAAATCGTACCCTAGACGTCTTGATTGCTAACTTAGCTGCTGTTCCCTCCATCCTCTATGGTCTCCTAGGACTAGCGCTCTTTGTCCGACAGCTTTCTCCAATTACCGGCGGACGCAGTCTGCTCTCTGCAGCGCTGGTGATGTCCATTATTGCCCTGCCCCTAGTCATTATTACTACCCGCGGTGCTCTGCGCTCTGTGCCGAGTCAGCTCCGGCAGGCTGGCTACAGTGTAGGCATGAGCCGCCTCCAGGCACTATGTCACGTCATCATACCAGCGGCTGCACCAAGTATCATTACGGGAATTATGCTGGCGCTATCCCGCGTTGCCGGAGAAGCCGCTGCCCTCATTGCCATCGGAGCGATCGCCTTTGTCAGTGTTGCTCCATCATTATCCATATCAGGACTCCAAGATCCCTTTTCGACCTTGCCCACCCAAATCTTTTTTTGGGCCGCCCGCCCCCAGGATGGCTATCAGGTCAATGCCGCCGCCGCCATTTTAGTCCTAGGCGGATTAGTGTTCCTGCTCAACCTTGCAGCCGTGCTGCTTCGAGATTTCCATAGTCGCTATGTTCGCTAG